The DNA region GGCGCACGATCGCGTACGGCACGCCGGCGGCCGCGATGGCCTGCTCGCCGAGCGACTTCGTGTACGTGTACGTGTTGGGCCAGCCCCAGTGCAGCGCGCGCGTCCGGCCGACCTCGACGAGCTGCTGCGAGACCCAGAGCCGCTTCTCGCGCCCGATGGCGAGCCGCAGCGCCTTCTCGTCGGCCGCGGCGCGCCCCTCCTCGCGGAGCCGCTCCAGGGCGCGCGCGCGGAACTCCGACTGGCGCACCCGGTCGTCGGCGAGCGCCCGGACCTCGGCGATGCGCCGGGCCGCGTCGGCGAGCTCGGTGTCGAGCGAGAAGTCGGCGCCGTCCAGCGCGGCCGCGCGCGGGCGGCCCTCCACGCCCTCGCGCCGCGGGAAGTAGCCGGCGATCTCCTCGTCCTCGAACACCACCCCGTCGCGGTTGCCGGCCACGAAGCAGGTGGAGACGTGCACCATGCCGGCGCCGGTGCGGCGGCACAGCTCCGCCGCGTGGCGCGCGCCGTCCACGTTGACGCCGAGCGCCAGCTCCAGGGAGGCGTCGAAGTCCACCAGCCCGGCGGAGTTGACCACCAGGTCGAGCCCGTCGAGCCGGGCCAGGTCGGCCTCCGACAGCCCGAGCAGCGGATCCGAGACGTCGCCCGCGAGCGGGACGCACTTCTCGCGCAGGAACGCGTCGAAGCCGACGCCGTGGCGCGCGCGGATCGGGTCGAACGGCCGGCTCGGCGCCACCTTGCCGAAGAAGCGGCCCTCGGCCGTGCCGCCCGCGCCCGGGCGGACCAGCACGAACACGCGCCCGACCTCGGGGTAGCGGTCGAGCAGCATCGACAGCGCGACCTTCCCCACGAACCCGGTGGCGCCGGTGACGAGCACCCGCCGCCCGGCCAGCAGCGCGGCGACGTCGAGCGCGGGAGGGCCGGCCGGCGCGCCGCCGGGGCGGGCCGGGTGCGGGGGGCCGTGGGGGCCGCGCGTCCTCTTGCCGTGGCCGCTCATCGGCTCAGCCCAGGTTCTGCGTCATGACGATGGGCGGGTGGTGCATCATGGTCACCTGGGCGCTCCGGCCGTGCTCGGAGCGGGCCATGTCGATGGCCTCGGAGAGCGTCTCGGCGGTGTCCCAGCCCATCAGCCGCGGCACCTGCGCGTTGTCCGCGCCCACCGCGATGATGCGGCCCATGTGCTGGCGCCCGTTCTCGCCCCAGTACCACATGAAGAACGGGTGGGCCCCGTGGTACGCGTGGCCGGTCCGGTACAGGTGGACGTAGGTCGGGTTCTCGGCGAACTCGCGCTCGTACTTCGCCTCGAGCACCTTCGCGTCGCGGGTCTCGGGCAGCAGCCGGTGGAAGAACTCGATGTAGCTCGGGTGCGCCACCGGGTCGAACACGTCGGTGCAGGGGTGCGCGAGGATGAGCGTCCCGCCCGGCTTGAGCAGCGGCTTGCCGCGGTAGAAGTTGAAGAAGTACCCGCAGGCCATCACCTGGACCAGCAGCGGGTTCAGGATCGAGTTCACGTTGTACGGGGAGACGAACGGGATCCCGTACACCAGCACGTCGGCCTGGTAGTCCACGTCCACCGCGTACTGGGCCCAGCTCGCCTTCAGGATCTTCGCGTGCGTGGGCTCGGTGACGCCGGCGGCCACCGCGATGATGTCGTAGGCGGCGGGCACGGCCTGGAAGATCTTCCGCTTGGCCGCGGCGGGCAGCCCCTTCAGCGCGGCGCGCAGCGCGGCGAGCTTCAGCCGGTCGGTCTCGCCGAACGCCTCCTCGCGCTTCATGAGGAAGTCCATCGGGCCGTCGAACATGCGGTTGTTGACGGTGGTCTCGATGTGGAAGACCTTCAGCGATCGGTCGATGTAGCGCCCGATGCGGTCCACCGAGCGGTGCATCTCCGAGCGCTCGGGGTCCATGTACGAGTGGCTCTTGCGGATGTGGTGCGGCGTGTGGTGCGCCTTCACGCCCTCGTAGTTCGTGAGCCCGGTGCCGACCGACTTGTGCCCGCCGTCCATGGGCACGAAGTTCACGTTCACGTAGATGAGCAGGTCGGACTCGGCGGCGCGCCGGTTGATGATGACCTTCTCGCCGTGCTCGGTGGTGCCCAGCGTCACCAGGCCGTCGGGGTCCTCGGCGTCGTGGTTGTAGTAGCGGTCCGGGTAGAACGCGTCGAAGATCTCCGCGCCCACCATCCGCTTCATCTCCGCCTCGGTCATGTGGCGGTGCAGCGCCACCGCGACGACGAGGTGGACGTCGTCCACGCCGGACTCCGCCAGCAGCGGCAGGATCACCTCCAGCACCTGCTGGCGCACGTCGGGCGTGCGCATCGGCGGAAGCGGCAGCGAGATGTCGTCGAGCGCGATGGTGACCTTCATGCCCGGGCGCAGCATGGCGTGGAGCGGCTCGCACCCCTCCGGCCGGTTGATGGCGCTCCGGATGGCCGCCTTCACGTTGGGCAGCCCCTCCACCGGCGGCTTCGGGTAGATCACCCGCGTCCCGACCGGCAGGTCCTCCACCAGCAGGTCCTCGCCGGAGAAGAGCACGC from Anaeromyxobacter dehalogenans 2CP-C includes:
- a CDS encoding lactate racemase domain-containing protein, producing MREPRSLSRFYEATEQIVTIDRDSPPRVLFSGEDLLVEDLPVGTRVIYPKPPVEGLPNVKAAIRSAINRPEGCEPLHAMLRPGMKVTIALDDISLPLPPMRTPDVRQQVLEVILPLLAESGVDDVHLVVAVALHRHMTEAEMKRMVGAEIFDAFYPDRYYNHDAEDPDGLVTLGTTEHGEKVIINRRAAESDLLIYVNVNFVPMDGGHKSVGTGLTNYEGVKAHHTPHHIRKSHSYMDPERSEMHRSVDRIGRYIDRSLKVFHIETTVNNRMFDGPMDFLMKREEAFGETDRLKLAALRAALKGLPAAAKRKIFQAVPAAYDIIAVAAGVTEPTHAKILKASWAQYAVDVDYQADVLVYGIPFVSPYNVNSILNPLLVQVMACGYFFNFYRGKPLLKPGGTLILAHPCTDVFDPVAHPSYIEFFHRLLPETRDAKVLEAKYEREFAENPTYVHLYRTGHAYHGAHPFFMWYWGENGRQHMGRIIAVGADNAQVPRLMGWDTAETLSEAIDMARSEHGRSAQVTMMHHPPIVMTQNLG